From a region of the Zingiber officinale cultivar Zhangliang chromosome 4B, Zo_v1.1, whole genome shotgun sequence genome:
- the LOC121976460 gene encoding vacuolar-sorting protein BRO1-like gives MTTGNSTLAVPDKKTTVVDLYRPLRHYIAVTYGEREAQEAEDDLNAVRRLRLDLEKPIEAVASDLRRDLLLNYYRALASIEPRFPISPDPAHVHSLTFTWFDAFKPSKKVAQTSIHLEKAAVIFNLGAVYSQIALSANRTDAAGLKQACNAFQSAAGAFAYLRDNAAARISSTGGVTVDVSVECAWMLEKLMLAQAQECFFEKVIGDAKPPTLCSKVARQVGLYYEEAHAALNLPPLNQHFDRSWIAHVQSKAAQFYAEASYRCSLDLHDKEEIAEEICRWRTAINALADAKKYSRGAAPPLLDAVNKLETKMTSNLERAIKENEQVYLMRVPDASSLAALPAASLVKSMPLAEVLDASKEGLFSRLVPDNNTKALSKYTDIVDDIIRTQAEKLQQASEIARVRLKEMDLPDSILALEGSFDLPLDLKEDVEALQIRGGPAGLEAELQQLKDLRRVNQELCIEIEELLNKEADEDAHFRSQFGTKWNIPQSSILTKGLQDRLNKFAANIKQAINSDSRIERAVRDNSSLMAILDNKPIESAIPNLARPIMSLDGNEDAIVGALKQSLRQIENLGVQRAGLEDMLKEMKRKDDILPKMMANTGSQEDLFKKEISKYDQICEEIVQNIEEQDQLLLQIQAQNDEFSVVFNLEDYKAAREKSFKQISTAIAKYHEIKENINEGLNFYVTLQDAVTIIKQQCSDFVMTRNIQCREMVENLQRQSNTYPQSAPQSAPPHAEQPRPGYSHLYTSYATPPQTNPYLIPSGQYQPSLQQPNRPTAYPGWRGSYYPPQLQESPAPPPPYTTPSPYPPPNQGSYYRPQ, from the exons ATGACGACGGGGAACTCGACGCTGGCTGTGCCGGACAAGAAGACAACCGTCGTTGACCTCTACCGCCCGCTCCGCCACTACATCGCCGTCACCTACGGCGAGCGAGAGGCCCAGGAGGCAGAGGACGACCTCAACGCCGTCCGGCGGCTCCGCCTCGACCTCGAAAAGCCCATCGAAGCCGTCGCCTCCGATCTCCGTCGCGATCTCCTCCTCAACTACTACCGCGCCCTCGCCTCCATCGAGCCCCGCTTCCCCATATCCCCCGACCCCGCTCACGTCCACTCCCTCACCTTCACCTGGTTCGACGCCTTCAAGCCCTCAAAGAAGGTTGCGCAGACGTCCATACACCTCGAGAAGGCGGCGGTCATTTTCAATCTAGGCGCTGTCTACAGCCAGATCGCCCTATCGGCGAACCGCACAGACGCTGCGGGCCTCAAACAGGCCTGCAACGCTTTTCAGAGCGCGGCAGGGGCGTTTGCCTATCTTCGCGATAACGCGGCTGCTAGGATTTCTTCCACCGGTGGGGTAACCGTTGATGTCTCGGTGGAATGCGCCTGGATGCTGGAGAAGCTAATGCTGGCGCAGGCACAGGAATGCTTCTTTGAGAAGGTTATTGGGGATGCCAAGCCCCCAACACTCTGCTCGAAAGTCGCGCGCCAG GTTGGCCTCTACTACGAGGAAGCTCATGCTGCGCTCAATTTGCCACCACTCAACCAGCACTTTGATCGGTCTTGGATTGCTCATGTGCAATCTAAGGCAGCACAATTTTATGCAGAAGCTAGCTATAGATGCTCTTTGGATCTTCATGATAAGGAAGAAATTGCGGAAGAGATTTGTCGGTGGAGGACTGCGATAAATGCCCTTGCTGATGCCAAGAAATATTCAAGGGGTGCTGCCCCACCTTTGCTAGATGCTGTTAACAAACTGGAGACCAAAATGACCAGTAACCTGGAGAGAGCTATTAAGGAGAACGAACAGGTTTATCTCATGCGGGTTCCAGATGCAAGTTCTTTGGCTGCTTTGCCTGCAGCCTCTCTTGTCAAGTCAATGCCATTGGCAGAAGTTTTAGATGCTAGCAAGGAGGGACTATTCTCAAGGCTTGTTCCAGACAACAACACCAAGGCTCTCTCTAAGTACACTGACATTGTTGATGACATTATTCGGACGCAAGCAGAGAAGTTACAGCAAGCCAGTGAGATAGCAAGAGTTAGACTCAAAGAAATGGACCTACCTGATTCTATCTTAGCATTGGAAGGTAGCTTTGATTTGCCCTTGGATCTCAAGGAGGATGTTGAAGCTCTTCAGATCAGAGGTGGTCCCGCTGGGTTGGAAGCTGAGTTACAACAACTCAAAGATTTGAGGAGAGTTAATCAGGAACTCTGTATTGAGattgaagagttactcaacaaGGAAGCTGATGAGGATGCACATTTTCGATCCCAATTTGGTACAAAGTGGAATATACCTCAATCAAGTATCCTAACAAAGGGTTTGCAGGACAGACTGAACAAATTTGCTGCAAACATTAAGCAAGCTATCAATAGTGATTCAAGGATAGAGAGGGCTGTCAGAGACAATTCCAGCCTGATGGCAATCCTCGACAACAAGCCG ATTGAATCCGCAATTCCAAATCTTGCAAGGCCGATAATGTCTCTTGATGGCAATGAAGATGCTATAGTAGGAGCACTGAAACAAAGCTTG AGGCAAATAGAGAATCTAGGTGTTCAGAGGGCTGGTCTGGAAGATATGTTAAAAGAGATGAAGAGAAAG GATGATATACTACCAAAGATGATGGCAAACACTGGATCACAAGAAGACCTCTTTAAGAAGGAGATATCTAAGTACGATCAAATTTGTGAAGAAATTGTTCAAAATATTGAGGAACAGGACCAACTGTTGCTTCAAATACAG GCACAAAATGATGAGTTCTCTGTCGTGTTTAATCTTGAAGACTACAAAG CTGCTCGCGAGAAGAGCTTCAAACAGATCTCTACTGCAATAGCAAAATATCACGAAATCAAGGAGAATATCAATGAGGGGTTGAACTTTTATGTTACACTTCAG GATGCAGTAACAATTATAAAACAGCAATGCAGCGATTTCGTGATGACCAGAAACATTCAGTGCCGAGAAATGGTTGAGAATCTCCAGAGGCAGTCCAATACTTATCCACAATCTGCTCCTCAGAGTGCTCCACCGCATGCTGAGCAACCTCGACCTGGCTATTCTCATCTCTATACATCTTATGCAACACCCCCGCAGACCAACCCCTACCTCATTCCCAGTGGCCAGTATCAGCCTTCTCTACAGCAACCCAACCGGCCAACTGCATACCCTGGGTGGCGCGGATCTTACTATCCGCCTCAGCTGCAGGAGAGTCCAGCTCCTCCGCCACCATATACAACGCCATCTCCTTATCCACCACCGAATCAAGGAAGCTACTACAGACCTCAGTGA